Proteins encoded within one genomic window of Brassica rapa cultivar Chiifu-401-42 chromosome A09, CAAS_Brap_v3.01, whole genome shotgun sequence:
- the LOC103840693 gene encoding probable inactive receptor kinase At1g27190, whose protein sequence is MKTLLPLLFIIISFLSSNAEDDVLCLQGLKNSLTDPSSRLTSWSFPNSSASSICKLTGVSCWNEKENRIISLQLQSMQLAGQIPESLKLCRSLQSLDLSGNDLSGAIPSQICSWLPYLVTLDLSGNKLSGPIPTQIVECKFLNALVLSDNKLSGSVPTELSRLDRLRRLSLAGNDLSGTIPSELSRFGEDDFSDNNGLCGKPLSGCGALSGRNLTIIVVAGVLGAVGSLCVGLAVFWWFFMREGSGRKKRGGYGAGKSRDDSDWIGLLRSHKLVQVTLFQKPIVKIKLNDLMAATNEFSSGNIDVSSRTGVSYKADLPDGSALAVKRLSACGVGEKQFKSEMSKLGELRHPNLVPLLGYCVVEDERLLVYKHMPNGTLFSQLHSGGLCDAGLDWPTRLMIGVGAARGLAWLHHGCQPPYLHQFISSNVILLDDDFDARITDYGLAKLVGTRDSNDSSFNNGDLGELGYVAPEYSSTMVASLKGDVYGFGIVLLELVTGQKPLSVINGVEGFKGSLVDWVSQYLGTGRSKDAIDRSISGKGHDEEILQFLKIACSCVVSRPKERPTMVQVYESLKSMADKHGVSEHYDEFPLVFNKQEA, encoded by the coding sequence ATGAAGACTCTCTTACCTCttctcttcatcatcatctcgtTCCTATCTTCCAACGCAGAAGACGACGTCCTCTGTCTCCAAGGCCTAAAGAACTCACTCACCGACCCTTCGTCACGCCTCACCTCCTGGTCCTTCCCGAACTCCTCCGCCTCATCGATTTGCAAGCTCACCGGCGTCTCCTGCTGGAACGAGAAAGAGAATCGCATCATCTCCCTCCAGCTCCAATCTATGCAGCTCGCCGGTCAGATTCCCGAGTCTCTCAAGCTCTGCCGGAGCCTACAGTCGCTAGATCTCTCCGGGAACGATCTCTCCGGCGCGATTCCTTCCCAAATCTGCTCGTGGCTCCCTTACCTCGTCACTCTAGATCTGTCCGGCAACAAACTCTCCGGCCCGATCCCGACTCAGATCGTGGAGTGTAAGTTCTTGAACGCGCTTGTCCTTAGCGACAACAAGCTCTCCGGTTCGGTTCCCACCGAATTGAGCCGGTTAGATCGGTTAAGACGGCTTTCTTTGGCCGGAAACGATCTCTCCGGTACGATTCCTTCCGAGCTGTCTCGTTTCGGGGAGGACGATTTTTCCGACAATAACGGTCTCTGCGGGAAGCCACTGTCGGGATGCGGCGCGTTGAGCGGGAGGAACTTAACTATTATTGTGGTCGCGGGAGTTCTCGGGGCTGTCGGGTCGTTGTGTGTCGGTTTAGCGGTTTTCTGGTGGTTCTTTATGAGAGAAGGTAGCGggaggaagaagagaggagGATACGGCGCTGGGAAGTCTAGAGACGATAGTGATTGGATTGGTCTGTTGCGGTCTCACAAGCTTGTTCAAGTCACTTTGTTTCAGAAACCTATCGTGAAGATCAAGTTGAATGATCTAATGGCTGCTACGAACGAGTTTAGTTCCGGGAACATCGATGTTTCTTCGAGAACCGGTGTTTCTTACAAAGCGGATTTGCCTGATGGGTCTGCGCTCGCGGTTAAGAGGCTTAGCGCTTGTGGGGTCGGCGAGAAGCAGTTTAAGTCGGAGATGAGTAAGTTAGGCGAGCTTAGACATCCCAACTTGGTTCCCCTTCTAGGGTATTGCGTTGTGGAGGATGAGAGGCTGTTGGTGTATAAGCACATGCCTAACGGTACGTTGTTCTCTCAGTTGCATAGTGGTGGACTGTGTGATGCGGGTTTGGATTGGCCCACTCGGCTTATGATTGGCGTGGGAGCTGCTAGGGGTTTAGCTTGGCTGCACCATGGATGTCAGCCGCCGTATTTGCACCAGTTTATTAGCTCCAACGTTATACTTCTTGACGATGATTTTGATGCTCGGATTACTGATTACGGTTTGGCTAAGCTGGTTGGGACTCGTGACTCGAACGATAGCTCGTTTAATAATGGTGATTTGGGGGAGTTAGGTTACGTGGCGCCGGAGTATTCGAGCACCATGGTTGCGTCTTTGAAAGGGGATGTGTATGGGTTTGGGATTGTGCTTCTTGAGCTGGTCACGGGGCAGAAGCCTTTGTCAGTTATAAACGGCGTGGAAGGGTTTAAAGGGAGTTTGGTGGACTGGGTGAGTCAGTATTTGGGTACTGGTAGAAGCAAAGACGCGATTGATAGAAGCATAAGTGGTAAAGGACACGATGAGGAGATTTTGCAGTTCTTGAAAATAGCGTGTAGCTGTGTTGTGTCTAGGCCTAAGGAAAGGCCGACGATGGTTCAGGTGTATGAGTCTCTGAAGAGCATGGCGGATAAACATGGTGTTTCTGAGCATTATGATGAGTTTCCACTAGTTTTCAACAAACAAGAAGCTTGA
- the LOC103840694 gene encoding glycosyltransferase family 92 protein At1g27200 yields MMLEYEHGKKRKVRNRQHQPKAHFLSLRYLTICLCCFFVLLFFFLSSDRISVRSDSLRPSLRVPALSVLSSMDSIQRSFHGRFPPLRVEDRVQFPDHVLLILSTRVGRGVKELVCVYHGGRKEETLVLKSISSDEFDEFRSVVRCPNAPLNYSSSVDLQFNGDLVKKKMSDEKKVHDWAKVGYEAVIDGDTVVVFVKGLTRRPHKESDPSYYKCQFETGVEVLVTQALAAAQEVVRCVLPESLKLNPEMFRVSVIHIDPRGRSTPALPSVARVYGSEKKSEVKVKKKHELCVCTMLWNQAPFLREWIMYHSWLGVERWFIYDNNSDDDIQEEIELLNSENYNVSRHVWPWIKTQEAGFSHCAVRAKDECNWVGFFDVDEFYYFPTHRSQGLPSKNALSSLVSNYTSWGLVGEIRTECHSYGPSGLTTVPSQGVTVGYTCRQANPERHKSIIRPEMLTSSLLNEVHHFQMREGVGHMSLVESVAVVNHYKYQVWDTFKAKFQRRVATYVVDWQENQNQGSKDRAPGLGTEAIEPVDWNRRFCEVWDTGLKDLVLSNFADQVTGYLPWQRQQLQQD; encoded by the coding sequence atgatgttgGAGTATGAGCATGGGAAGAAGAGGAAAGTTCGGAACAGACAGCATCAACCTAAAGCACACTTCTTGTCTCTAAGGTATCTAACGATATGTCTTTGCTGTTTCTTCgtcttgctcttcttcttcttatcctCCGACCGAATCTCCGTCCGGTCTGATTCTCTGAGACCCTCTCTCCGCGTCCCTGCTCTCTCCGTCTTATCTTCGATGGATTCGATTCAACGCTCGTTTCACGGTAGGTTCCCTCCGCTGAGAGTCGAAGACAGAGTCCAGTTCCCCGACCATGTGCTGCTGATTCTCTCCACCAGAGTCGGGAGAGGAGTGAAGGAACTAGTTTGTGTTTATCACGGTGGAAGAAAGGAAGAGACTTTGGTGTTGAAGTCGATCTCTAGTGATGAATTCGATGAGTTTAGATCGGTTGTTCGGTGTCCTAACGCTCCTTTGAACTATTCTTCGTCTGTTGATTTGCAATTCAACGGAGATttagtgaagaagaagatgagtgaTGAGAAGAAGGTTCATGATTGGGCCAAAGTTGGTTACGAGGCGGTTATTGACGGCGACACGGTGGTTGTGTTCGTCAAAGGATTGACTCGAAGACCTCACAAGGAGTCAGATCCTTCTTACTACAAATGCCAGTTCGAGACAGGTGTTGAAGTTTTGGTCACTCAAGCTCTTGCTGCAGCGCAAGAGGTTGTGAGGTGTGTTTTGCCTGAGAGCTTGAAGCTAAATCCGGAGATGTTTCGAGTGAGTGTGATCCACATCGATCCTAGAGGAAGATCCACGCCTGCTTTACCATCCGTTGCGAGAGTCTACGGTTCAGAGAAGAAGAGTGAGGTGAAGGTGAAGAAGAAGCATGAGCTTTGTGTTTGCACGATGCTGTGGAACCAAGCTCCCTTCTTGCGTGAATGGATTATGTACCACTCGTGGCTAGGCGTCGAGCGTTGGTTTATATACGACAACAACAGCGACGACGATATACAAGAGGAGATTGAATTGCTCAACTCAGAGAATTACAATGTGAGCCGACATGTCTGGCCGTGGATCAAGACTCAAGAAGCTGGTTTCTCGCATTGTGCGGTTAGAGCCAAAGACGAATGCAACTGGGTTGGGTTCTTCGACGTGGACGAGTTCTACTACTTCCCTACGCATCGCTCTCAAGGCTTACCTAGCAAAAACGCTTTAAGCTCTCTTGTATCTAACTACACTTCGTGGGGTTTGGTCGGAGAGATAAGAACCGAATGTCATAGTTACGGTCCGTCCGGTCTAACTACAGTTCCATCGCAAGGCGTGACGGTAGGTTACACTTGTAGACAAGCGAACCCGGAGAGACATAAGTCGATAATCCGACCAGAGATGCTAACGAGCTCGTTGCTCAACGAGGTTCATCATTTTCAGATGAGGGAAGGAGTAGGGCATATGAGTTTGGTGGAGAGTGTTGCGGTTGTGAATCATTATAAGTATCAAGTTTGGGATACTTTTAAAGCGAAATTTCAGAGAAGAGTGGCTACTTATGTTGTGGACTGGCAGGAGAATCAGAACCAAGGGTCTAAAGATCGAGCTCCGGGGCTAGGGACCGAGGCTATTGAGCCGGTTGATTGGAACAGACGGTTCTGTGAAGTGTGGGATACTGGTTTGAAGGATTTGGTTTTGTCTAATTTTGCTGATCAAGTGACTGGTTATTTGCCGTGGCAGAGGCAACAACTACAACAAGAttga
- the LOC103840879 gene encoding F-box protein At5g10340, producing MELLPHDVVEYIFERLDVKTLLKFTAVSKQWKSSIIQCRSFQTRQMLHRKQSGKTDVVLVSLYDGAGSNPNIEALRTLVVGSTVSVKIPTTWENKFYQVCNSSCDGLICLYYRYNPSIVVNPTTRWHRTIPPCNYQLGAFHRIRQLVSPSPGFGKDKICGTYKPVWLYNSAEVGLKIKSITTCEVFDFTTNAWRYIVPASPYLIYHSQDPVYCDGSLHWFTKGDETNILALDLHTETFQVIPRPPFLHSLLRLIESIICSLHDHLCVSERIWPEQVIWSFDSEEKTWKKIYSIDLKTTPSWRRNNRWRTFTPLSVLGKDKLLFYDGESSDGPLVTLDLRTKYCDIAYKCKVKAYKALCYVPSLISIL from the exons ATGGAACTGCTACCACACGACGTGGTAGAGTATATTTTCGAGAGACTTGATGTGAAAACCCTCCTCAAGTTCACGGCAGTATCGAAGCAATGGAAATCTAGTATCATCCAATGCCGTTCTTTCCAAACAAGACAGATGCTCCATCGCAAGCAATCAGGAAAAACAGATGTTGTTTTGGTGTCCTTATACGATGGGGCTGGTAGTAATCCTAACATTGAAGCTCTGAGAACGTTGGTGGTGGGGTCAACAGTTTCTGTCAAGATCCCTACTACTTGGGAAAACAAGTTTTACCAGGTTTGCAACTCTAGCTGTGACGGTCTGATATGCCTCTACTATCGTTATAATCCAAGCATTGTGGTCAATCCCACCACTCGTTGGCATCG AACTATCCCTCCATGCAACTATCAACTTGGGGCTTTTCATAGAATCAGACAGTTGGTATCACCTTCTCCTGGATTTGGTAAAGACAAGATCTGTGGGACATACAAACCAGTTTGGTTATACAATTCTGCTGAAGTAGGTCTGAAAATCAAAAGCATTACTACTTGTGAAGTTTTTGATTTTACCACAAACGCTTGGAGGTATATTGTCCCTGCTTCCCCCTATCTGATTTATCACAGCCAAGATCCTGTGTATTGTGATGGGTCACTTCATTGGTTCACTAAGGGTGATGAAACCAATATTTTGGCTTTGGATCTTCACACTGAAACTTTTCAAGTCATTCCTCGACCTCCCTTTCTCCACAGCTTGCTGCGGCTTATAGAGAGTATCATATGCAGTCTTCATGATCATTTGTGCGTGTCTGAGAGGATTTGGCCAGAGCAAGTGATATGGTCATTTGATTCAGAAGAAAAGACATGGAAGaaaatatattcaattgatCTTAAAACAACCCCTTCTTGGCGTAGGAATAACAGGTGGAGGACATTCACACCACTATCTGTTTTGGGGAAGGACAAGTTACTGTTTTACGATGGTGAATCTTCGGATGGACCACTGGTAACGCTTGATCTCAGAACTAAATATTGTGACATAGCTTACAAATGTAAAGTCAAAGCATACAAAGCTCTTTGTTATGTCCCGAGTTTAATCTCTATTTTGTAA
- the LOC103840696 gene encoding F-box protein At5g10340: MELLLPHDVIEYILERLDVKTLLKFMTVSKQWKSTIIQCRSFQTRQMLRHKQSGKTHVAFVSLYGGSARNSGIEALRTLAVGSTVSVKIPTTWENKFYEVCNTSCDGLICLYNCYDGQCIVVNPTTRCHRTIPPCNYHLAVPFITRIRQPSPGFGKDKINGTYKVVWLYNSAELGLKNKSITTCEVFDFTTNAWRYIVPASPYLIHHIQVPLYCDGSLHWLTEGDETNVLSLDLHTETFQVIPQPPFLHGLTTPNLIMCSFDDRLCVSPRIWLQQHVMWSFDSEDKTWKKIYSIDLKRTSSALRDYITPLSVLGKDKLLLYDREFSGVQLVAYDLRTKYYDISYKCNDNAYVLCYVPSLISIL; encoded by the coding sequence ATGGAACTGCTGCTACCACACGACGTGATAGAGTATATTCTAGAAAGACTTGACGTGAAAACCCTCCTCAAGTTCATGACGGTATCCAAGCAGTGGAAATCTACTATCATCCAATGCCGTTCTTTCCAAACAAGACAGATGCTCCGTCATAAGCAATCAGGAAAAACACATGTCGCTTTTGTGTCCTTATATGGTGGTTCTGCAAGGAATTCTGGCATTGAAGCTCTTAGAACGTTGGCGGTGGGGTCAACAGTATCTGTCAAGATCCCTACTACTTGGGAAAACAAGTTTTACGAGGTTTGCAACACTAGCTGTGACGGTCTGATATGCCTCTACAATTGTTATGATGGTCAGTGTATTGTGGTCAATCCCACCACCCGTTGTCATAGAACTATCCCTCCATGCAACTATCATCTTGCTGTCCCTTTCATTACGAGGATCAGACAACCTTCTCCTGGATTTGGTAAAGACAAGATCAATGGGACATACAAGGTAGTTTGGTTATACAATTCTGCTGAACTTGGTCTAAAAAACAAAAGCATTACTACTTGTGAAGTTTTTGATTTCACCACAAATGCCTGGAGGTACATTGTCCCTGCTTCCCCTTATCTGATTCATCACATCCAAGTTCCTCTGTATTGTGATGGCTCACTTCATTGGCTCACTGAGGGTGATGAAACCAATGTTTTGTCTTTGGATCTTCACACCGAAACTTTTCAAGTCATTCCTCAACCTCCCTTTCTCCACGGCTTGACCACACCGAATCTTATCATGTGCAGTTTTGATGATCGTTTGTGCGTGTCTCCGAGAATTTGGCTACAGCAGCATGTGATGTGGTCGTTTGATTCAGAAGACAAGACATGGAAGAAAATATATTCAATCGATCTCAAAAGAACCTCTTCTGCGCTTAGGGATTACATAACACCACTATCAGTTTTGGGGAAGGACAAGTTACTGCTTTATGATCGTGAATTTTCGGGTGTACAATTGGTGGCATATGATCTCAGAACCAAATATTATGACATATCGTACAAATGTAACGACAATGCATACGTTCTTTGTTATGTCCCTAGTTTAATCTCTATTCTGTAA